Proteins encoded by one window of Dendropsophus ebraccatus isolate aDenEbr1 chromosome 4, aDenEbr1.pat, whole genome shotgun sequence:
- the FIBP gene encoding acidic fibroblast growth factor intracellular-binding protein, producing MANELDVFVGNTTLIDEEVYQLWLDGYSVSDAVNIRLKSGILDQTGAGPDVLESDTMDHYRTFQMIERLLHYPPKLVQQLLFQIPPYKQSMLIERYYAFDEAFVREVLGKKLSKGTKKDLDDISAKTGVTLKSCRRQFDNFKRVFKVVEEMRGALVENIQQNFLLSDRLARDYAAIVFFANSRFETGKKKLQYLTFEDFATCAEHLIQNWTLGAVDVSEDMDMDLDKEFLQDLKELKILITDKDLLDQHKSLVCTSLRGKIAVFHEMEANFKTLSRALVNIGTSLTHNKDVRDFFIDLVEKFIEPCKAANWSSSDVQLFLTQYTASARALDAFKQQSLWERYMVTLRSCLLKMYHN from the exons ATGGCCAATGAACTGGATGTGTTTGTCGGAAACACCACGCTGATAGATGAAGAGGTTTATCAGCTCTGGCTGGATGGATATTCAG TTAGCGATGCTGTTAATATTCGCTTAAAGAGTGGGATTTTAGACCAGACCGGAGCTGGGCCTGATGTCTTGGAGAGTGACACTATGGACCATTACAGAACATTTCAGATGATTGAAAGGCTTCTTCACTACCCTCCTAAACTGGTGCAGCAACTACTATTCCAGATCCCACCTTACAAGCAAAGCATGCTGATTGAGAG GTACTATGCTTTCGATGAGGCATTTGTTCGAGAGGTTCTTGGAAAGAAACTCTCTAAGGGAACTAAGAAAGATCTGGATGACATAAGTGCGAAGACTGGTGTGACCCTGAAGAGCTGCAGGAGACAG TTTGACAATTTTAAGAGAGTATTTAAGGTAGTAGAAGAAATGAGAGGTGCCCTAGTTGAAAACATCCAGCAGAATTTCCTTTTGTCTGACAGGCTTGCCAG AGATTACGCTGCAATAGTTTTCTTTGCAAACAGTCGCTTTGAAACGGGCAAGAAGAAGCTCCAGTACCTGACATTTGAGGATTTTGCAACCTGTGCCGAGCATCTAATCCAGAACTGGACATTAGGAGCAGTGG ACGTATCAGAAGATATGGACATGGATTTGGATAAAGAATTTTTACAAGATCTAAAGGAACTGAAAATTCTAATAACGGATAAAGACCTTTTGGACCAACATAAGAG cttGGTCTGCACATCACTTAGAGGAAAAATCGCAGTTTTCCATGAAATGGAGGCAAATTTTAAG ACGCTCTCTAGGGCCTTGGTGAACATTGGTACAAGCCTTACCCATAACAAAGACGTGCGAGATTTCTTTATAGATCTTGTTGAAAAG TTTATAGAACCTTGTAAAGCTGCTAACTGGTCGTCTTCCGATGTTCAACTGTTTCTCACTCAGTACACGGCATCTGCTCGCGCTCTTGATGCCTTCAA GCAGCAGTCACTTTGGGAGAGATACATGGTCACATTGCGAAGCTGTCTACTGAAAATGTATCACAACTGA